The sequence ACAATTTTATTCATCTGCTCGCGAAAGTCTTCTTCTACCGAACCCGTATCGGGAAAAGCAATTTCCGGATTCACTGCCGATAAAAACGCATCCATCGCTAACTGTGCTTTAGTTTTCCAACGTCTGTAAATCGTCGGTTTCCCTACTTCCGCTCTGGCTGCTACTCCTTCAATTGTCAAATCCATAAATCCCACCTCGTCAAGCATCTCATAAGCTGCTTTCAGGATTTTTTTATGAGCCTCTTCACACCGAGGTCTTCCTCTTCCTTGCTTGCTAGGTGTTTTACCTTTTCTTGTTTTAGCTGTTGTCATATTTTTAAATTTAATAAAACGTTACGTAACGATAAAATTTTAAATTATAAATCAAATAATGTCATATAAATAGTCTTATAAGCTGCTACGCATTTAACTTATATATTCGTTTGGCATTGATTAATGGCTACAACTCTTGTCCCTTCTTCCAAGAGTGTTGAATATAGCCCATGTAGATGGGCTTTGTTTGAGTAGCCCCAGCCTTATCGCTGCGGGCAATTTAGCGCAACCTCATACAGAATTGGTCTTACAAATAATTTGAAAAAATGAATTGGAGGTATGTAGGTGGTGGATTTTCGGTAAGGTTTAATTATAAAAGCTTATTTTCACGCTTGTTAATCAGACAGTAATTAATTTTAGAAGATTGCTGATGGTATTTATAATAAGGATATTTACTTATGAGTAAAGTAATAGATTTTACGGTGAAGCGGGATGAAAAAGAGATTCGTAGGTTAATTCAAAAATGGATTGATGTTTGGAATGTGAAGGATAAACCGTTTACGGGAAAGGGTTTTGAAGATATTTTTGCTGCTAAACAAATTTCCTTCGGTGTTGTTTTTAACTTTGAACTTACAACTTTACATAGTTTACAACAATATATAGATACTTTCGTTCCAATAATGGAGAAATTTAGTCATTGGGAAATTAAGGATGAAAATGATTTAAATATTTGTGTCGATAACGGTTTAGGAGTATCTTCATTTTGTTGGTTTGGTTGTGGTAAGTCGAAAGATGGAGAAGAAATTAAGTTAAGCCAAGATGTTATTCATAACTGGGTACGTTTTGATAATGGATGGAGATTGGTAAAGGAACATTTGAGTTTTGGTAAATTCCCGAAATCGTTACTGTAAGCTTAACTTCAAATTATTGAATCAAAATTGTAATGACTGTCATATTCATGTCATTTTCTAGATTCACAATAAAAATATAGAAAATTATTTAAAAGTTTACAAACCCTTTTTAAGAATGGGGTAAGTATAATTTTCTCCACGCAAAAACTGAGTACTGAGTACAGTCTTGGTTTGTTTATGCTGTGAATGATTCTTTACTAAGTACCACTACCAATTAACAAAAATGTCTCAAACTCAAACTATGTTATCAGGTATTGCGACTACTCCCCACGAACGTTATGAAGCTTGGGCTGAATCTTACGATGAGAGGACTAGTAGTTTTAATTGGTCTGCTCCTCAATATTTACTCAAAGCTGTTTTAGGTCATGCTATAGCGAAGGGTAATTTACGGGTACTTGATATTGGTGTGGGAACGGGACAAGCTAGCGTTCCTTATTTGGAGGCTGGAGCTTGTGTGACTGGGATTGATATTTCCCAAAAGATGTTGGAGGAAGCTAAGGCAAAAAATCCGCAGTTTCATGCTTTGATAGAACATGATTTTAATATTCCTTTGAGTCAAGCTGGTTTATTAAAGGAAAGTTTTGATGTTGTTATCAGTTGTGGAGCGCTTCATTTTGCAACTGATTTACAAGAAACCCTTGCACAATTGAGATGGGTAATTGCAAACGGTGGAATTCTTGCTTTTACTTATATTCCCCCTCAAGAAAGAACTTTTAGTAAAGCAACGCAACCTCATAATCCGAATCATGTAGAAAGGATGTTGGAGCAATTTGAGTTTCAAGTGTTGGAACATCAACCATTTTTGGCTTATTACGATAACGGGGATAGCAACGACCCGGTATACTATCAGTTGATTGTGGCTGGTTGTACTAAACAAAAACAGAATTTACCAGAATCGTTAGTTAATATTGACCGCACTGCTTGCGTTGACCGTTCTAAACTGGTTTCTGTTGTCAGTCAACCTTTGATGAAGGGAATTAGTCAAACCCAGTGGAGCGACGACTTAGAAGAGATTCAAAAGCAGAATCAATTTTTAGTTAATACACTGCGATCGCAAGTTGAA comes from Rivularia sp. PCC 7116 and encodes:
- a CDS encoding TetR/AcrR family transcriptional regulator, whose translation is MTTAKTRKGKTPSKQGRGRPRCEEAHKKILKAAYEMLDEVGFMDLTIEGVAARAEVGKPTIYRRWKTKAQLAMDAFLSAVNPEIAFPDTGSVEEDFREQMNKIVNLMNSSRGEILATVIGSGQVDDNLMAAFRENWLLPRREDAKRIFQRGVEREELRDDVDAEVAIDALYSPLFYRLLLKHLPLSDNFVDELIDVVFKGLAVND